GCCGCTGTCGCGCGAACTCTATCCCAAGCAGCTGCTGCCCCTGGCGGGCGAACGCACCATGCTGCAGGACACCGCCCTGCGTCTGGAGGGTGTGGCGCAATTGAGCGCGCCCCTGGTGGTGTGCAACGAGGCGCACCGTTTCATGGTGGCTGAGCAAATGCGCCAGGCGCAGCGTACCCCGGCGGCGATCATCCTCGAGCCCCTGGGGCGCAATACCGCCCCGGCGGTGGCGGTGGCGGCGCTGCAGGCCATGGCGGACGGCGAAGACCCGCTGCTGCTGGTATTGCCCGCCGATCATGTGATCGAGCGTCCCGAAGCCCTGCGCGCGGCGGTGGAGATGGGCGCGCCTCTGGCGCAGGAGGGTCGTCTGATCACCTTCGGCATCGTGCCAACGGCGCCGGAGACGGGGTATGGCTACATTCGAGCGGGTCAACCGCTCGAATGTAGCCGTCAGTCGTCCGTTGTCCGTTGTCAGTTGGGGATTTCTGAAGCCACGGACAACGGGCCACGGACAACGGACGCAGCCTTTGCCGTCGCCCAATTCGTCGAAAAGCCCGACTTGGCGACGGCGCGGGCTTATCTGGCCTCGGGGGAGTATTTCTGGAACAGCGGGATGTTTCTGTTCAAGGCCTCGCGTTTTCTGGAGGAATTGGAGCGGCTGGCGCCGGAGATTCTGCGCTGGTGTCGCGCGGCGCTGGATGAGGCGGAGCGGGATCTGGATTTCATACGTCTGAACGCCGATGCCTTTGCCGCCTGTCCGGGTAATTCCATCGACTATGCGGTGATGGAGAAGACCGACGCGGCAGTGGTGATTCCTCTGGCGGCGGGATGGAACGATGTGGGCTCCTGGTCGGCGTTGTGGGAGATCGGCGCGCGTGATGCCGACGGCAACGTGCGGCGCGGCGACGTCCTGGTGAGCGACAGCCGCAACTGCTACCTGCATGCCGAGCGCCGCCTGATCGCGGCGGTGGGGCTGGAAGATATGATCGTGGTGGAAACCGCCGACGCGGTGCTGGTGGCGCGCCGCGACCGGGTTCAGGAGGTCAAGGATATCGTCGCGCAACTCAAGGCCCAGGACCGCGAAGAAGCACTGCTGCATCGGCGTGTCAACCGCCCCTGGGGCAGCTACGAAGGGCTGGTGCAGGACGGCCGCTTTCAGGTCAAGCGCATCAGCGTCAACCCCGGCGCCAGCCTCTCGCGCCAGCTCCATCACCACCGCGCCGAGCACTGGGTGGTGGTGCGCGGCACCGCTCGCGTCACGCGCGGCGAAGAGACTTTCATCCTCGCCGAAAACGAATCGACCTTCATTCCCCTGGGTGTCGAGCACCGCCTGGAAAACCCCGGAAAGATTCCCCTGGAAATGATCGAAGTGCAAAGCGGCAGCTATCTCGGCGAAGACGATATCGTGCGCTTTGAGGATCGGTATGGCCGCTAGCGCGGCCTCATCGACGAGCTTGTGCCGAAGATCAATGCCTATCTCAAATCCATAGGAAGCAATAACTCATGAATCAACCACGGACAACGGACAACGGACAACGGACGTCACTTCCCTGCTTTAAAGCCTACGACATTCGCGGGCGTTTGCCTGACGAGCTCAACGAGGACGTCGTCTACCGCATCGGGCGGGCTTATGCGCAGTTTCTTCAGCCGCAAAAGGTTGTGGTGGGGCGCGACGTGCGTTTGTCCAGTGCTTCGTTGTGCGCGGCATTGGCGCGCGGGCTGACGGATGGCGGCGCCGATGTGGTGGATATCGGGTTGTGCGGGACCGAGGAGATTTACTTTGCCACCTTTCATGGCGCGATGGATGGCGGCATCATGGTGACTGCCAGCCACAACCCCATGGATTACAACGGGATGAAGCTGGTGCGCGCCGGGGCGCGTCCCATCAGCGGCGACAGCGGCCTGCATGAGATCGCCGCGCTGGCGGCGGCGGCCGACTTTGCTCCGGCGGCGATTGTGGGGCGGGTGGTTGCACAAGATTTCAAGGCGGCTTACGTGCGCCATCTGCTGACTTATGTCGACGTCGCGCAGCTCAAACCTCTCAAGGTGGTGGTCAATGCCGGAAACGGCTGTGCCGGCCCGGTGCTTGATCTGCTTGAGCAGCAGCTGCCTTTTGAATTTATCCGCGTGCATCATGAGCCGGACGGAAACTTCCCCAACGGCATTCCCAATCCGCTGCTGCCCGAAAACCGCGACGCCACCGCCGCTGCGGTGCGCGCCCACGGCGCCGATCTGGGCCTGGCCTGGGACGGGGATTTCGATCGCTGCTTTTTCTTTGACGAGGCGGGCGATTTTATCGAAGGTTATTACATCGTCGGGCTGCTCGCCGAAAGCATTCTGCAGAAACATCCCGGCGCGCCCATCATCCATGATCCGCGCCTGACCTGGAACACCATCGAAATGGTGGAAGCGGCGGGCGGGGTTCCCATCCAGAGCAAAACCGGGCACGCCTTTATCAAGGAGCGCATGCGCGCCGAAGACGCAGTGTACGGCGGCGAGATGAGTGCGCATCATTATTTTCGCGACTTCGCCTATTGCGACAGCGGCATGATCCCCTGGCTGCTGGTGCTGGAAATCATGGGACAAGGCGGCAAGCCCCTGTCGGCCCTGGTGGGTGAGCGTCAGGCGCGTTTTCCGGCAAGCGGCGAAATCAATCGCAGGCTCGACAATCCACAAGCGGCAGTAGCGGCGGTGGAAACCCGCTACCTAGACGCGGCCCTGGCCCTCGACCGCACCGATGGATTGAGCATGGAATTTGCCGATTGGCGCTTCAATCTGCGCCTGTCCAACACCGAACCGGTGCTGCGTCTCAACGTGGAGAGCCGCGGTGACGCAGGGCTGATGCACGCCAGGACCGAAGAACTGCTGGCGCTCATCGACACCGCTTGAAAGGCAAACGACCCATCCCTGTAACAAGAGCTGGTTTGACGACCACACGGATCTGCTGATGCGTGTGGTCGCGCGGCGTGATTCTTGCTTTATAATGGTAAAACCATACGGCGAGGATCGCATATGTCAATTTTTCGCGTTCTTGACTCGATTCTGCCTGCCCTGTTGGCGACTCTCCTGCTGACCATCCTTCCCGTCTCGCACTCCTCGGCAGCAGAAATCGCACCCGGCCTGCGTACCGCTTTGCAACATACCTCTGCGGAGCAGAGGGTGGATATCATCCTCATCCTTGACGCGGCGCAGGAGGTGCCGGATTTCGTCCGGCAGCGCAGTGTTAAGACGCGGGCGTCCCTGGCGCGCGACCTGCGCGCACGGGCCCGTGGGAATGAGGCGCCCCTGGTTGCCTTTCTGCAGCGTCGCGGCATCACTGATCTCCAATCCCTGTGGCTCATCGACGGCTTGGCTTTTCGCGCCACTCCCGCGCAAATTGCGGAACTGCAAACCCTGGTCGAAGTCAGAGCCTTGCATCTTGATGAGTTTGCCGAGCCGCCGCCCGTGGAGCCGAGCTTTGCGCACAATTCACCAGGCTGGAACATTGCCCGGGTGGGCGCGCCGCAACTCTGGGAGCAGGGTTTCACGGGTGCCGGGCAAGTGGTCGCCATCATCGACACGGGCGTTGATTTGAGCCATCCTCTGCTGGGTTCGCGCTGGCGCGGGGGAGCCAATAGCTGGTTCGATCCCTTTGACGGCACTGTGGAGCCGAGCGATTTTGTCGAAGGGCAAGGTCTCGCCCACGGCACGGCGGTTGCCGGGGTGGTGGCGGCTGGCGATGGTTTGGGTGTGGCTCCAGGGGCGCAATGGATCGCTGCGCGTATTTTTCATCCCGAACGTCAGACCCGCACTTCGCACATCATTGCGGCCCTGCAGTGGGCGCTTGATCCCGACGGCGACCCGACCACCGACGATGCGCCCCAGGCGGTCAACAACTCCTGGGGTCTCACCACGCAGGATTCCTGCAACACCGTTTATCGTCCCGCCGTTCAGGCACTCAAGGCGGCAGGCATCGCCGTGGTGTTCGCGGCCGGCAACGCGGGGCCGGACGAGGCGACCAGCGAAAGCCCGGCCAACTATTCCGAAAGCTATGCCGTTGGAGCTACCGACAGCCTCAATCGCATTGCCCCTTTCAGCGCGCGCGGTCCCTCGGCGTGCGACGGCGGCATCTATCCCGATGTGACGGCGCCGGGGGTCAGTATCGTCACCACCGACATCGGCGGCGAATTTGTTTCTGCTTCGGGAACGTCTTTCGCCGCGCCCCATGTCGCCGGGGTTATGCTGTTGCTCATGGAAGCCTTTGCCGACGCAACAGTGGCCGAGATCGAGGAAGCACTGCGGGCTTCGGCCATTGATCGGGGGCCGGCGGGACCGGATAACAGCTTTGGCCATGGGCTGATCAGTGCATCGGTCGCCTATGAGTATCTCGATTTCACGCCGGTGCCCGAACTTCTGGCGCCGGCCAATAGCGCGGTGATTGCGGGCAGCGAAGTGACTTTGGCCTGGCGGCAGCCGCCCGACAGTTTTGGAGAACCGGTGGCCAATCGGGTGATGGTGGCGTTGGACGCAGAGTTTTCTCACCCACTGGAAGTGGTGGCGGCCGCGGATGCCCTGCAGCCTGGCCTGCCGGGAGGCGGTGGTGGCGTGCTTCCGGCCATGGTGGGGCTGGCCATGGCCGGGATTGCCTGCCGGCGACGCCTGCGTCTGCTGCCGGCGGTGCTGGTGCTTGGGCTGTTACTCTCTTGCAGCGGCGGAGGCGGCGACGGCAACAGCGGAGATTTCCTTGTGGAGAGCGATAATGGCTTGATTTTTGTGGTTGATGAGGATGTCGATCCGGAAATCATCGAGGGCGAGGATCCGGAGCAGCGCACTCTGACTCTGACCGGATTGGCGGGCGGCGCTACCTACTATTGGAAAGTGACGGCGGAAAACGCCCGCGGCAGCCTGAGGGAAAGCGACGTGCGCTCTTTTGCCCTGGAGTGAGACGCGCCTAACCCTCGGACGCAGATGAACGCGGAAAAGGCTGGATCAAGGCGGATAGCGCTGGAGCCTGGATTTGAAATCCGTGTTTATCCATGTAAGGCTTTGCCCCCTGTCTTTATTGCCCTGCCGAATGCACCCTTTGTTGCACGGCGGCGCCGAGATTGTCGGCCAGGCCGGCGGCGGCAAGCAGTTGTCCCCAAGGCTGGTTCTGTTCCTGCACCTGGCTGAAGATGGCAGTGGCCGGACGGCCGGTGGTGTGCGCGAGCAATACGGCCAGGATCGCCTGTTGCGGATCACAGCCGGCGTCGCGCAAACCCTTGAGGGTTGCGGCATCGGCGAATCCCTGCTCCAGCAGCACCTGGTCGATAACGGCGCGCGCCAGCACTTCGTCCCATCCATCGCGGATTTCGACACCGGGAACTGCCAGGTCGATACGGTGCTTTTCCAGAACCTCGCCCCAGTGAGCGGCACGTCGCCTTTCCTGCATAAGGGCGCGCGGCTCCAGGGACGAGAGGGCGGCGGCGCGATAGGCGATCCACAGATCCTCGTTGCTGGTGCCGGTCTGCTTGGCCATCACCACTTCCCGCTTGGAGCGTTCGAAGACCGTCGCCAGCAGGGTGTTCTGGGCGCTGGCGAGAAAATAGGCATCGGCGGCCGCCGGGCTGTTCGGGTCGTAGGAGCGGTCTTGAAAGCAATGACAGGTGATGGTGGAGGTCATTGCGTGGACACTCGTGACGGCCGCAGGCATCAGGAAAAGAAAAACCGGTAAAAAGCGCAAGGCTTTCGGCAAAGAGAGAACATTCGGCATCTTGACAACTCCAGGAAAAAAGATCGGCACGGCAAAATGGCTGGAGAAAACCTTAGCCGAACCCGCTGCGACAGTCCTTGACCAAAGTCAAAAACCTTCGATACGAAAAAAGTCCTTGTCTTTGCGACAGATTCCTGTATTATGCCGATCGACTGTCCCATGGGAGGACGGTGCGAACTTTTGCATTGCCCCCTGTCCCATCGCTCACTGACCCTCCTGCACCCGGTTCCTTTTTCTTCGAGCCCGTGGCAACACTTAAGGTTGGCGAGGATGTTAGCGCCCCCTGC
The window above is part of the Geoalkalibacter ferrihydriticus DSM 17813 genome. Proteins encoded here:
- a CDS encoding S8 family peptidase, which codes for MSIFRVLDSILPALLATLLLTILPVSHSSAAEIAPGLRTALQHTSAEQRVDIILILDAAQEVPDFVRQRSVKTRASLARDLRARARGNEAPLVAFLQRRGITDLQSLWLIDGLAFRATPAQIAELQTLVEVRALHLDEFAEPPPVEPSFAHNSPGWNIARVGAPQLWEQGFTGAGQVVAIIDTGVDLSHPLLGSRWRGGANSWFDPFDGTVEPSDFVEGQGLAHGTAVAGVVAAGDGLGVAPGAQWIAARIFHPERQTRTSHIIAALQWALDPDGDPTTDDAPQAVNNSWGLTTQDSCNTVYRPAVQALKAAGIAVVFAAGNAGPDEATSESPANYSESYAVGATDSLNRIAPFSARGPSACDGGIYPDVTAPGVSIVTTDIGGEFVSASGTSFAAPHVAGVMLLLMEAFADATVAEIEEALRASAIDRGPAGPDNSFGHGLISASVAYEYLDFTPVPELLAPANSAVIAGSEVTLAWRQPPDSFGEPVANRVMVALDAEFSHPLEVVAAADALQPGLPGGGGGVLPAMVGLAMAGIACRRRLRLLPAVLVLGLLLSCSGGGGDGNSGDFLVESDNGLIFVVDEDVDPEIIEGEDPEQRTLTLTGLAGGATYYWKVTAENARGSLRESDVRSFALE
- a CDS encoding mannose-1-phosphate guanylyltransferase/mannose-6-phosphate isomerase, producing the protein MIVPVILSGGAGTRLWPLSRELYPKQLLPLAGERTMLQDTALRLEGVAQLSAPLVVCNEAHRFMVAEQMRQAQRTPAAIILEPLGRNTAPAVAVAALQAMADGEDPLLLVLPADHVIERPEALRAAVEMGAPLAQEGRLITFGIVPTAPETGYGYIRAGQPLECSRQSSVVRCQLGISEATDNGPRTTDAAFAVAQFVEKPDLATARAYLASGEYFWNSGMFLFKASRFLEELERLAPEILRWCRAALDEAERDLDFIRLNADAFAACPGNSIDYAVMEKTDAAVVIPLAAGWNDVGSWSALWEIGARDADGNVRRGDVLVSDSRNCYLHAERRLIAAVGLEDMIVVETADAVLVARRDRVQEVKDIVAQLKAQDREEALLHRRVNRPWGSYEGLVQDGRFQVKRISVNPGASLSRQLHHHRAEHWVVVRGTARVTRGEETFILAENESTFIPLGVEHRLENPGKIPLEMIEVQSGSYLGEDDIVRFEDRYGR
- a CDS encoding phosphomannomutase/phosphoglucomutase, with amino-acid sequence MNQPRTTDNGQRTSLPCFKAYDIRGRLPDELNEDVVYRIGRAYAQFLQPQKVVVGRDVRLSSASLCAALARGLTDGGADVVDIGLCGTEEIYFATFHGAMDGGIMVTASHNPMDYNGMKLVRAGARPISGDSGLHEIAALAAAADFAPAAIVGRVVAQDFKAAYVRHLLTYVDVAQLKPLKVVVNAGNGCAGPVLDLLEQQLPFEFIRVHHEPDGNFPNGIPNPLLPENRDATAAAVRAHGADLGLAWDGDFDRCFFFDEAGDFIEGYYIVGLLAESILQKHPGAPIIHDPRLTWNTIEMVEAAGGVPIQSKTGHAFIKERMRAEDAVYGGEMSAHHYFRDFAYCDSGMIPWLLVLEIMGQGGKPLSALVGERQARFPASGEINRRLDNPQAAVAAVETRYLDAALALDRTDGLSMEFADWRFNLRLSNTEPVLRLNVESRGDAGLMHARTEELLALIDTA